A stretch of DNA from Nitrospirota bacterium:
AAGACTGTATAAAGGTCTCTGAGTAGAATCTCCTGTATCTGGATATTGAGGATATCCCCTTAAATGAAAATCACCTGGATATTTTTTGAATGCTTTTACGAATATGTCTTCATATTTCAAAGTATTTTGCTCTCCAGATGACATCTTGTAAATAACAATAAGTAATTTATTCCCTTTTGAGAGTTTTGTTTCTCTTTTTTCCAAAGTTTAAACCTCTCCCTTTTTAGTGGAAAGAAACTTATCTTTCGTCAACCTCAACAGTTTTCCAATGTTCATATCGCAAAGCTATTATTGGGCTGAGATGTCTATCGACATACGGTATTGCCAAACGAATCGGTGTAACAACGAAAACTATTGCTATCAATCCTTCCAGCAGTATTGCCAAATGAATCCGTATAACTTCGCTATCTAATGCCACCTATAGCTCCTGTTGTATTTCTGAAGGAATCGGTATATGTTCGAAATCGTTCCCTACCGAACTTTCCAGTAGTATTACCGAAAGAGTCAGTATAGCTACTATAGTGTTTTCCATCAATACTACCGCTTGTATTATCAAAGGAATCTGTGTTGCAGTAGGTGGAATACCCCTGGTAATTACAACATCGGTCTCAAGGTACTGGACAACGGGGTTATGAATGGCCTGGATGGTGATAACAGTTTTCACGGCATACAGGGAAATCAAAAAATTGAGCCTCATCTTACTCTCCAAAATCTAAAGCGTCAAGAAGATTTTATTTGTTTTTTGGGGGTTTTTCAAGGGGCATCAGCGGTGGGTATGTGTGAGATTTTCCTATTTTGACCGTTTTGTCGGTTTCGCATAAGAAATCTTTATCCCTTCGTTTCTTAGACATAGATCAGGCTCTTTTCAACGTCCTCAGCAATATGCTTATATCTTGGTTTATTAAAACTTTTTCTATAGCACTCAAAAGTAGCAATATCTACTCTTTTCCCTAATTTCTCCTCGAGTCTGTCTGCAAGTTCTATGAAATCAAGCCCTATAGACTTTTTAAGGTATATAAGAATATCTACGTCACTTTTTCCTCTTTGTTTTCCTTTTGCAAAAGACCCGAAAATAGCTATCTTTTCTACGCCATACCTTTCCTTCAGAAACGGCAGATCCTTTCTAAGGATTTTGATTACATGTTCCTTTGTAAGTGTTGTTTTCAATATATACCTCTTTTGCAGGCTCATAATTTTTATGCATAGATATTTCAAGATTTAATCTTCACGGCATAATATATCTATCCGCTTCAGCTATGAAAAATAGCGGTCTTTGCCATTTCGAGGAACCATGCGGGGAGGATGCCGATGACTATGGTGCCGATAACTGCGATGGCGAGGGCAAGGCTGTTTGGGAGTGAGCGGGCAAGGTCAAATTCACGGACCGGCTCTTTCATGTATACCAGCATAACGATGCGGATATAGAAGTATGCAGATACGGCACTGAACATGACGGCGATTACAGCAAGGGGGACAAAGCCGCTCTTTATCAGTGCCATGAAGATGTAGAATTTTCCTACAAAACCGGCGGTAGGCGGGATGCCGGCAAGAGAGAAAAGGAAGATCAGCATGAGGAATGCTGCAAGTTTATTGGACTTTGAGAGACCGGAATAATCTTCAATAGCCTCTCCCTTAAAATCACCTTTCCTAAGCATGATAATAACGCCGAATATACCCATATTCATAAACGTGTAAATAAGCATGTACAGCATAACACTTGCAATCCCATCCGGCCCGCCTGCAACAAGACCGAGCATTGCATAACCGGCATGGGCAATACTTGAATATGCCAACATCCTCTTGATGTTGGTTTGTGAAAGTGCAAGGAGACTGCCGGTTGCCATAGTTAAGATCGCAAGCCCGGAAACAATGTATACCCAGTTTGCAGATACCGGCCCCAACGCCTCTAAGAATACACGGAGGATAACTGCAAAGGATGCTGCCTTTGGACCGACTGACATGAATGCAGTAATGGATGTCGGTGCACCCTCATACACATCAGGCGCCCACATGTGGAATGGGACAGCGGCTACTTTAAATCCGAATCCTCCAATCAGGAAGATTAATGCAAGTACAAGACCTGTGTCTGAAGTCCCGTTCTTTGCTAATACTGCGGCTATGTCAGCCAACTGGGTCGTCCCGGTAATACCATATAAGAGAGAGATACCATACAGGAGTATGCCGGA
This window harbors:
- a CDS encoding NADH-quinone oxidoreductase subunit N — protein: MKFEMINIIFSMPEIIVLAGASLLILLDLLLDKNQKSVIGYLSLLVVIVAGISTWLIAGNSVSIFDRMFVVDSYATFFKMVFYLSTFLAILMSINYIKIEQVEHGEYYILMLFALSGMMIMASSTDLLSIYVGLELMALSIYILTGFLQHRRRSNEAAMKYVILGAFSSGILLYGISLLYGITGTTQLADIAAVLAKNGTSDTGLVLALIFLIGGFGFKVAAVPFHMWAPDVYEGAPTSITAFMSVGPKAASFAVILRVFLEALGPVSANWVYIVSGLAILTMATGSLLALSQTNIKRMLAYSSIAHAGYAMLGLVAGGPDGIASVMLYMLIYTFMNMGIFGVIIMLRKGDFKGEAIEDYSGLSKSNKLAAFLMLIFLFSLAGIPPTAGFVGKFYIFMALIKSGFVPLAVIAVMFSAVSAYFYIRIVMLVYMKEPVREFDLARSLPNSLALAIAVIGTIVIGILPAWFLEMAKTAIFHS
- a CDS encoding nucleotidyltransferase domain-containing protein yields the protein MSLQKRYILKTTLTKEHVIKILRKDLPFLKERYGVEKIAIFGSFAKGKQRGKSDVDILIYLKKSIGLDFIELADRLEEKLGKRVDIATFECYRKSFNKPRYKHIAEDVEKSLIYV